In Nitrospirota bacterium, the following are encoded in one genomic region:
- a CDS encoding sigma-54 dependent transcriptional regulator, whose product MLNIVVVSNEAKAIYELFRQRGFAPEAHSSKQKADGYAYDIAFLDLDTEGWQQKLLDLRQQMPVIAFSGGGIKHAVEALKLGASDFLEKPLTADVVSEVIGRYKRTILTNKYGFDEIIGTSAPMQEVFGLIKKAAVSESNVLITGDSGTGKELVARAIHRWSPRSERSFMTINCSAIPDTLLESELFGFEKGAFTGANYTKMGLFELADGGTVFFDEIGDVSALFQVKILRVLQENEIMRIGGKRPIKIDVRIIAATNKDIKKECGRRTFREDLFFRLNVINIHLPALRERTDDIPLLVEHFIEKHAPKRKDILIKSITDDAMAVLLKHAYPGNVRELENIIERAISFAQSPSILPADLPPSLLQAPSRRRTTVPHLRDALSNVERELIWSALQKTRGNISKAAEELGIHRQQLQRKIKELKIAT is encoded by the coding sequence ATGCTTAATATAGTAGTCGTCTCGAATGAAGCCAAGGCGATCTACGAGCTTTTCAGGCAGCGCGGGTTCGCACCCGAAGCGCACTCGTCGAAACAGAAAGCCGATGGCTATGCCTACGATATAGCGTTTCTCGATCTCGATACCGAGGGCTGGCAGCAGAAGCTGCTCGACCTCCGCCAGCAGATGCCGGTCATCGCTTTTTCCGGCGGCGGCATAAAGCATGCCGTCGAGGCGCTGAAGCTCGGGGCGAGCGATTTTCTCGAAAAGCCGCTCACCGCCGATGTGGTAAGCGAGGTTATCGGCAGGTATAAAAGGACCATACTCACCAACAAATACGGCTTCGACGAGATCATCGGCACGAGCGCCCCCATGCAGGAGGTCTTCGGCCTGATAAAGAAGGCGGCCGTGAGCGAGAGCAACGTCCTCATCACCGGCGACAGCGGTACGGGCAAGGAGCTCGTTGCCCGGGCGATCCACCGCTGGAGCCCCCGGAGCGAGCGCTCGTTCATGACGATCAACTGCAGCGCCATTCCCGATACGCTCCTCGAATCGGAGCTCTTCGGCTTCGAGAAGGGCGCGTTCACCGGCGCGAACTATACCAAGATGGGGCTCTTCGAGCTCGCCGACGGGGGGACGGTATTCTTCGACGAGATCGGCGACGTTTCTGCGCTCTTCCAGGTGAAGATCCTGCGGGTGCTCCAGGAGAATGAGATCATGAGGATAGGGGGGAAGCGGCCGATAAAGATCGATGTGCGCATCATCGCGGCGACGAACAAGGATATCAAGAAAGAGTGCGGACGCCGCACCTTCAGGGAGGACCTGTTCTTCAGGCTGAATGTCATCAATATTCACCTCCCGGCGCTCAGGGAGCGGACCGACGATATCCCGCTCCTCGTCGAGCATTTCATAGAGAAGCACGCACCGAAGCGGAAGGATATCCTGATCAAGTCCATCACCGACGACGCGATGGCTGTTCTGCTCAAGCACGCTTATCCGGGCAACGTGCGGGAGCTCGAGAATATCATCGAACGGGCCATATCCTTTGCGCAGAGCCCCTCGATCCTCCCTGCCGACCTGCCCCCCTCCCTGCTCCAGGCGCCCTCCCGGAGGAGGACCACGGTGCCTCACCTCAGGGACGCCCTCTCGAATGTCGAGCGCGAGCTGATATGGTCAGCCCTCCAGAAGACCCGCGGCAACATATCGAAGGCTGCCGAAGAGCTCGGCATCCATCGCCAGCAGCTCCAGCGCAAGATCAAAGAGCTGAAGATAGCAACATGA
- a CDS encoding sulfite exporter TauE/SafE family protein — protein sequence MSYPRRLYEFLMAGSMAYAKWDYEVSMNIVRTRKKLLILLILLLPIFAVSFSEAGSMLGGKTAYAPAFYSTTIFLVSIAIGLAAGLITGCIGAGGGFIITPALMAAGVKGILAVGTDVFHIFAKAIMGTTVHKKLGNVSTKLAVGFLVGSGVGTFIGGAINKALYNKDPLLSEAFISLVYAVLLGFLGFYALADFLRSRKSSSGGGAHSGPDTMPALAVKLQSVNLPPMITFDEHLVGGGRKISGVFVAMGGLVVGVLAAIMGVGGGFITFPMFVYLFGVSATTTVGTDILQIIFTAGLASIAQYAIYGYVFYTLAMGMLIGSLIGIQVGALVTKVVKGTHILGFYAISIIAGFINRASTLPKKLVELEYVTMSKSAVGTIEFVGNIVFWVVVGIFGVWVIGKFFANIGILRGEDESVAHAKAKVAVANMKEGA from the coding sequence ATGAGTTACCCAAGAAGGCTTTATGAATTTCTCATGGCCGGGTCGATGGCGTATGCCAAATGGGACTATGAGGTCTCGATGAACATCGTACGGACCCGCAAGAAGCTCCTCATCCTGCTTATCCTGCTTCTCCCCATTTTTGCGGTAAGCTTTTCGGAAGCCGGCTCGATGCTCGGCGGCAAGACGGCGTATGCGCCTGCGTTCTACTCCACCACCATCTTCCTGGTCTCGATCGCCATCGGCCTCGCTGCCGGGCTCATCACCGGCTGCATCGGCGCGGGCGGCGGCTTCATCATCACCCCCGCCCTGATGGCTGCGGGCGTCAAGGGAATCCTCGCCGTGGGAACGGACGTCTTCCATATCTTTGCCAAGGCGATTATGGGCACGACAGTGCACAAGAAGCTGGGGAATGTATCGACGAAGCTCGCGGTCGGCTTTCTCGTCGGCTCGGGCGTCGGGACGTTCATCGGCGGCGCCATCAACAAGGCGCTCTACAACAAGGACCCGCTCCTGAGCGAGGCCTTCATCAGCCTCGTCTACGCGGTCCTGCTCGGGTTCCTGGGCTTCTATGCCCTTGCCGATTTCCTGCGTTCGAGAAAGAGCAGCAGCGGCGGCGGCGCGCACAGCGGCCCTGACACGATGCCGGCGCTGGCGGTAAAGCTCCAGTCGGTCAACCTTCCTCCCATGATCACCTTCGATGAGCACCTCGTCGGCGGCGGCAGGAAGATCTCGGGCGTCTTCGTCGCCATGGGCGGCCTGGTCGTCGGCGTGCTCGCCGCCATCATGGGAGTCGGCGGCGGCTTCATCACCTTCCCCATGTTCGTCTATCTCTTCGGCGTCTCGGCGACGACGACGGTCGGCACCGACATCCTCCAGATCATCTTTACCGCCGGGCTGGCCTCTATCGCCCAGTACGCAATCTACGGCTACGTCTTCTACACCCTGGCCATGGGCATGCTCATCGGCTCGCTCATCGGCATCCAGGTCGGCGCGCTCGTGACGAAGGTCGTCAAAGGGACGCATATCCTCGGCTTCTATGCGATTTCGATCATCGCCGGCTTCATCAACAGGGCGAGCACGCTTCCCAAGAAGCTCGTCGAGCTCGAGTACGTCACCATGTCGAAGTCTGCCGTAGGCACCATCGAATTCGTCGGCAATATCGTCTTCTGGGTGGTGGTCGGCATCTTCGGTGTCTGGGTTATCGGGAAGTTCTTCGCGAATATCGGGATCCTGCGCGGCGAAGACGAAAGCGTGGCGCACGCAAAGGCAAAAGTGGCGGTAGCGAATATGAAGGAGGGAGCATAA
- a CDS encoding GntR family transcriptional regulator, protein MIGETVDRDSQQKLYVQIYSIIRGKIEKGEWPGGVQIPTEDELCRTYDVSKATIRIAIAELVRDGYLKRQQGKGTFVTPSTPHLGVAMKTRLTEDMFGEGVKTERELLARGVMESTEDVTPYLGAAEAIYYILCKRMVEGEPAYIEESFIPLPMFPGIEDEDICRTSFYDLIQEKAVRKIYKVIQTIGVTELRGNVADILRVPENAPGLLLHRLLIGSDGTPIAYTRLYGSGTKYKIQTEFERIKGH, encoded by the coding sequence ATGATAGGAGAAACGGTAGACAGAGATAGCCAGCAGAAACTGTATGTCCAGATCTACTCGATAATAAGGGGGAAAATCGAGAAGGGTGAATGGCCCGGCGGCGTCCAGATCCCTACCGAGGACGAGCTCTGCAGAACCTATGATGTCAGCAAGGCCACTATCCGGATCGCGATAGCAGAGCTGGTCAGGGATGGATACCTGAAGCGCCAGCAGGGAAAGGGGACCTTTGTGACGCCGTCTACCCCTCACCTGGGGGTGGCGATGAAGACGAGACTCACGGAAGACATGTTCGGAGAGGGGGTGAAGACAGAGCGAGAACTACTGGCACGGGGAGTGATGGAATCAACGGAGGATGTCACGCCGTACCTCGGGGCAGCGGAGGCGATCTATTATATTCTCTGCAAACGCATGGTCGAAGGCGAGCCGGCCTACATCGAGGAATCGTTTATTCCCTTACCCATGTTTCCCGGCATCGAGGATGAGGATATCTGCAGGACCTCGTTCTACGATCTGATACAGGAAAAGGCGGTAAGAAAAATCTATAAGGTAATACAGACGATAGGAGTGACCGAGCTGAGAGGGAATGTGGCGGACATCCTGAGAGTGCCCGAGAACGCCCCGGGACTGCTCCTGCACCGGCTCCTCATCGGTTCGGACGGGACCCCGATTGCGTATACACGGCTGTACGGGAGCGGCACAAAATACAAGATTCAGACTGAATTCGAACGAATCAAAGGACATTAA
- a CDS encoding universal stress protein, producing the protein MGGQESGTPHFMGELKSILLCTDGSDYSAGAIRAAINLARECGTIKLTALRVLEFNPEFETEGQKVVAQIESEARAHLDLIREAAAEENIECEAIVRRHDRPDRAIIEEAEKRRVDVIVMGRRGMTGLKKMLMGSVTAKVIGYAPCKVLVVPKDATMRGEHVLLATDGSRYSEAAEREMLSMGRRCRQFKTIVALSVAQREDRLGRAEENVEKVRRDADREGLAVEIMTAVGRPQDVIVETIRQKGIDMAIMGTHGRTGVDRLLIGSVAERVIALSPAAVLVAKTS; encoded by the coding sequence ATGGGAGGCCAGGAGAGCGGCACTCCCCATTTCATGGGTGAGCTCAAATCGATCCTGCTCTGCACCGACGGATCGGACTACAGCGCCGGGGCCATCAGGGCGGCGATCAACCTCGCCCGCGAATGCGGCACCATCAAGCTTACGGCGCTGCGCGTTCTGGAGTTCAATCCCGAATTCGAGACCGAGGGGCAGAAGGTGGTGGCCCAGATAGAGAGCGAAGCCCGCGCCCACCTCGACCTGATCCGGGAAGCCGCCGCAGAAGAGAACATCGAGTGCGAGGCGATCGTACGGAGGCATGACCGTCCGGACAGGGCGATTATCGAGGAGGCGGAAAAGAGGAGGGTCGACGTCATTGTCATGGGCAGGCGCGGCATGACCGGGCTGAAGAAGATGCTCATGGGAAGCGTCACCGCCAAGGTGATAGGCTATGCTCCCTGCAAGGTGCTGGTCGTCCCGAAGGACGCAACGATGCGCGGTGAGCATGTACTGCTCGCCACCGACGGCTCGAGGTACAGCGAGGCGGCGGAGCGCGAGATGCTCAGCATGGGCAGGCGGTGCCGGCAGTTCAAGACGATCGTCGCCCTTTCGGTAGCGCAGAGGGAGGACCGGCTCGGGCGGGCCGAGGAGAATGTCGAGAAGGTGAGGCGGGATGCGGACAGGGAAGGTCTCGCCGTCGAGATAATGACCGCGGTCGGAAGGCCCCAGGACGTGATTGTCGAGACGATCAGGCAGAAAGGCATCGATATGGCGATCATGGGCACGCACGGGAGGACCGGCGTCGACCGCCTCCTCATCGGGAGCGTTGCCGAGCGCGTTATCGCGCTCTCTCCCGCGGCGGTGCTCGTCGCCAAGACCTCGTAA
- a CDS encoding sulfite exporter TauE/SafE family protein, whose protein sequence is MLQRYALFILVVTIAAAALFTAGPAMASPEAASAAPAASSSMPWWGWPLVLFVVTFLLGIVAVLGGVGGGVLFVPIIGGFFPFHLDFVRGAGLLVALAGALAAGPGLLKKGMADLRLALPVALIASACAIVGAMLGLALPTNVVQTALGATILGIVGIMLMAKKSEYPEVKQPDALSTALRINGIYYEASTGQSVNWQVHRTKQGLATFVIIGVMAGMFGLGAGWANVPVLNLMMGAPLKVSVATSKFLLSITDTSAAWIYVNNGAVLPMMVVPSIIGIMLGSIVGVRILAKTKPAAVRYIVIVMLLFAGGRALLKGLGIWN, encoded by the coding sequence ATGTTACAACGCTATGCACTCTTCATTCTCGTCGTGACCATTGCGGCGGCAGCGCTCTTCACGGCCGGCCCGGCAATGGCGTCGCCCGAGGCCGCTTCCGCCGCACCGGCTGCATCGTCGTCAATGCCGTGGTGGGGGTGGCCGCTGGTTCTCTTCGTCGTGACCTTCCTGCTCGGCATCGTCGCCGTCCTGGGAGGCGTCGGCGGCGGTGTTCTCTTCGTCCCGATCATCGGGGGATTCTTTCCTTTTCATCTCGATTTCGTGAGGGGGGCGGGACTCCTCGTCGCCCTCGCGGGAGCGCTTGCCGCCGGCCCCGGCCTCCTGAAAAAGGGGATGGCCGATCTGAGGCTGGCGCTGCCGGTTGCACTCATAGCCTCGGCCTGCGCTATCGTCGGCGCTATGCTCGGCCTCGCGCTGCCCACGAACGTGGTCCAGACCGCGCTGGGGGCGACGATCCTCGGCATCGTCGGCATCATGCTCATGGCCAAGAAGTCGGAGTATCCCGAGGTCAAACAACCGGACGCGCTTTCGACGGCGCTCAGGATCAACGGCATCTACTACGAAGCGTCCACCGGCCAGTCGGTAAACTGGCAGGTGCACCGGACGAAGCAGGGGCTGGCGACGTTCGTCATCATCGGCGTTATGGCGGGCATGTTCGGTCTCGGCGCCGGGTGGGCGAATGTGCCGGTGCTGAACCTCATGATGGGCGCTCCCCTCAAGGTGTCGGTCGCCACGAGCAAGTTCCTTCTCTCGATCACCGACACGTCGGCTGCATGGATCTATGTCAACAACGGCGCCGTGCTGCCGATGATGGTGGTGCCGTCGATCATCGGCATCATGCTCGGCTCTATCGTCGGCGTGAGGATCCTCGCGAAGACGAAGCCGGCGGCGGTGCGGTACATCGTCATAGTCATGCTGCTCTTTGCCGGGGGCCGCGCGCTGCTCAAGGGTCTCGGCATCTGGAACTGA
- a CDS encoding universal stress protein has translation MKIIVPVDGSIHSREAVKLAADYAKAKNAKVCLISIVPYIEAVDLEITAGERERVKARMSKRAEAVIQEASAVLEKDKLSSACNLVVDSTSIPDTIVDYAEREKADLIIIGSRGLGPSSRLRLGSVASSVVTHSPCSVCVVKLPL, from the coding sequence ATGAAGATAATAGTGCCGGTTGACGGCTCCATCCATTCGAGAGAAGCAGTGAAGCTCGCCGCGGACTATGCGAAGGCGAAGAACGCGAAGGTCTGCCTGATCAGCATCGTGCCCTACATCGAAGCGGTCGATCTCGAGATTACGGCCGGGGAGCGGGAGCGGGTGAAGGCGCGCATGAGCAAGCGGGCTGAAGCGGTCATCCAGGAGGCCTCAGCAGTGCTGGAAAAGGATAAGCTCTCTTCGGCATGCAACCTCGTGGTCGACTCGACCTCCATTCCCGACACCATTGTCGATTATGCCGAACGGGAGAAGGCGGACCTGATCATTATCGGCAGCAGAGGGCTCGGCCCCTCATCACGGCTCAGGCTCGGGAGCGTCGCCTCGAGCGTGGTCACCCACAGCCCCTGCTCCGTCTGTGTCGTAAAGCTCCCCTTGTAG